From Thermoflexus hugenholtzii JAD2, a single genomic window includes:
- a CDS encoding HEAT repeat domain-containing protein, giving the protein ALGKIGDPQALPALTQALQDKNADVRWAAAEALLKLLPAAPPQDEEERRAWRKRLASIRRAARQARAFDLLAAVLERQAAWAAALSPWQDPLQPPPVPAWQAWAQRVGRGALALLLTSLAWLEMAALTGMGERLGEAVLRFMQRQPLWAAALLILVLRAVRALLGWMGEALWKKR; this is encoded by the coding sequence GGCGCTGGGGAAGATCGGCGACCCCCAGGCCCTCCCCGCCCTCACCCAGGCCCTCCAGGATAAGAATGCGGACGTGCGCTGGGCGGCAGCCGAGGCGTTGTTGAAACTCCTGCCCGCCGCTCCGCCTCAGGACGAGGAGGAGCGCCGTGCCTGGCGAAAGCGACTGGCTTCCATCCGGCGAGCGGCACGGCAGGCCCGCGCATTCGATCTGCTTGCCGCTGTCCTGGAGCGGCAGGCGGCCTGGGCGGCGGCCCTTTCGCCCTGGCAGGACCCCTTGCAACCCCCGCCCGTCCCGGCCTGGCAGGCCTGGGCCCAACGGGTCGGCCGGGGCGCGCTGGCCCTGCTGCTGACGAGCCTGGCGTGGCTGGAGATGGCGGCGCTGACCGGAATGGGAGAACGGCTGGGGGAGGCCGTCCTCCGCTTCATGCAAAGGCAGCCCCTCTGGGCGGCGGCGTTGCTGATCCTCGTTCTGCGCGCGGTAAGGGCGCTGTTGGGCTGGATGGGGGAGGCCTTGTGGAAAAAGAGGTAG
- a CDS encoding transposase gives MPYDPQRHHRRSIRLPGYDYTQPGAYFITIVTYNRMPLFGEIVDGEMRLNECGEIVRAEWLQTAIVRPYVVLHPDEFVVMPNHVHGIIWIIDTNVGATRRVAPTITTNPPRGPDAGSIGAIIGQFKSITAKRINSLRGTPGAPVWQRNDYEHIIRTDKALARICAYIRSNPQRWPDDPENPFRNPL, from the coding sequence ATGCCTTACGATCCGCAACGCCATCACCGGCGGTCCATCCGCCTGCCGGGATACGATTACACCCAACCCGGCGCTTATTTCATTACCATCGTCACCTACAACCGGATGCCGCTGTTCGGCGAGATCGTGGATGGAGAGATGCGGTTGAACGAATGCGGAGAGATCGTGCGCGCCGAATGGCTCCAAACCGCCATCGTGCGCCCCTATGTGGTGTTGCACCCTGACGAATTTGTTGTGATGCCCAACCACGTGCATGGGATCATCTGGATCATTGATACGAATGTAGGGGCGACCCGCCGGGTCGCCCCTACAATAACCACTAACCCCCCGCGCGGGCCCGATGCCGGTTCCATCGGCGCCATCATCGGCCAATTCAAATCCATCACTGCCAAACGCATCAACAGCCTGCGGGGCACCCCTGGCGCGCCCGTCTGGCAGCGCAATGATTACGAACACATCATCCGCACTGATAAGGCCCTGGCCCGCATCTGCGCCTACATCCGATCCAACCCCCAGCGTTGGCCCGACGACCCGGAAAACCCGTTCCGGAACCCCTTGTAG
- the panB gene encoding 3-methyl-2-oxobutanoate hydroxymethyltransferase produces the protein MERKKVTVHTLQARKAARQPITMITAYDYPTALAVDRAGVDVILVGDSLGMVVLGYPNTLPVTMEEMLHHAKAVARAHPSALLVGDLPFMAYQADIAEAVRNAGRFLKEAGMDAVKLEGGREMAPTVEAIVRAGIPVMGHIGFTPQSLHRLGGYRVQGRTAVDARRLLEDALALEAAGCFAIVLEMVPEPVAAAITERLRIPTIGIGAGAACDGQVLVLHDLIGLFDRFTPRFAKKYADLHQEIVRAVQAYCEDVRSRRFPGPEHTFSMDPEELAAFQAMLEALPAPAPVAEAR, from the coding sequence ATGGAGCGCAAAAAGGTCACGGTCCACACGCTGCAGGCCCGCAAGGCCGCCCGCCAGCCGATCACCATGATCACCGCCTACGACTACCCCACCGCCCTGGCGGTGGACCGCGCGGGCGTCGACGTCATCCTCGTCGGCGACTCCCTGGGCATGGTGGTCCTGGGCTACCCCAACACGCTCCCCGTCACGATGGAGGAGATGCTCCACCACGCCAAAGCGGTCGCCCGCGCCCACCCCTCCGCCCTGCTCGTGGGCGACCTCCCCTTCATGGCCTACCAGGCCGACATCGCCGAGGCCGTCCGCAACGCCGGGCGCTTCCTCAAAGAAGCGGGGATGGACGCCGTGAAGCTGGAAGGCGGGCGGGAGATGGCCCCCACGGTGGAGGCCATCGTCCGCGCTGGGATCCCGGTGATGGGCCACATCGGCTTCACCCCCCAGTCCCTCCACCGGCTGGGCGGCTACCGCGTCCAGGGCCGCACGGCCGTCGACGCCCGACGCCTGCTGGAGGACGCCCTGGCCCTGGAGGCCGCCGGATGCTTCGCCATCGTCCTGGAGATGGTGCCCGAGCCGGTGGCCGCCGCCATCACCGAACGCCTGCGCATCCCCACCATCGGCATCGGGGCCGGAGCGGCATGCGATGGCCAGGTGCTGGTCCTGCACGATCTCATCGGGCTCTTCGATCGCTTCACCCCGCGCTTCGCCAAGAAATACGCGGACCTGCACCAGGAGATCGTGCGGGCCGTCCAGGCCTACTGCGAGGACGTGCGGAGCCGGCGGTTCCCGGGCCCGGAGCACACGTTCTCCATGGACCCCGAGGAGCTGGCCGCCTTCCAGGCCATGCTGGAAGCGCTCCCCGCCCCTGCGCCCGTGGCGGAGGCCCGATGA
- a CDS encoding ketopantoate reductase family protein has protein sequence MRIALLGTGALGTLFGVRLARVAEVWMLGTWREALEAARHHGLRLITPQGEETAFVTVAEDPAEVPPCDAALILVKAYQTERAARWALQVLKPAGIALTLQNGLGPYETLQTVLGPERAWQGVTMMGATLEAPGRARLGGEGPIWLGAPSSSRAPLEPLLARLRQAGFAVEIREDLRGVIWGKLVANTAINPVTALFDVPNGALLERPTLGRLAGAVARETASVARAQGIRLPFEDPAAFVAEVCRRTAANSSSMRQDLQRGRPTEIDALNGAVAAIGRERGIPVPLNEALWRAVKALERKRVRAPVSPPPKVRAGEIVPG, from the coding sequence ATGCGGATCGCGTTGCTGGGCACCGGCGCCCTGGGGACCCTCTTCGGGGTCCGTCTCGCCCGGGTGGCGGAGGTCTGGATGCTGGGCACATGGCGGGAGGCCTTGGAGGCCGCGCGCCATCACGGCCTGCGCCTGATCACCCCCCAGGGGGAGGAAACAGCCTTCGTCACGGTGGCCGAGGATCCGGCGGAGGTCCCTCCGTGCGACGCCGCCCTGATCCTGGTCAAGGCCTACCAGACGGAGCGGGCCGCGCGGTGGGCCCTGCAGGTCCTGAAGCCCGCCGGGATCGCCCTGACCCTCCAGAACGGCTTAGGGCCGTATGAGACGCTCCAGACGGTCCTCGGGCCGGAGCGGGCGTGGCAGGGGGTGACGATGATGGGGGCCACGCTGGAGGCCCCGGGCCGCGCCCGGCTGGGGGGCGAGGGCCCCATCTGGCTCGGCGCCCCTTCCTCGTCCCGGGCGCCGCTGGAGCCCCTCCTCGCGCGCCTGCGGCAAGCCGGGTTCGCCGTGGAGATCCGGGAGGACCTGCGCGGGGTGATCTGGGGGAAGCTGGTGGCCAACACCGCCATCAACCCGGTGACCGCCCTCTTCGATGTCCCGAACGGAGCGTTGCTGGAGCGGCCGACCCTCGGGCGCCTCGCCGGCGCGGTGGCCCGGGAGACGGCCTCCGTGGCCCGGGCCCAGGGGATCCGGCTGCCCTTCGAGGACCCGGCCGCCTTCGTGGCCGAGGTCTGCCGGCGGACGGCGGCCAACTCCTCATCGATGCGGCAGGACCTCCAGCGGGGCCGCCCGACGGAGATCGACGCCCTGAACGGGGCGGTGGCGGCCATCGGACGGGAGCGGGGGATCCCCGTCCCGCTGAACGAAGCCCTCTGGCGGGCCGTGAAAGCCCTGGAGCGGAAACGCGTTCGCGCTCCGGTCTCCCCGCCCCCGAAGGTCCGGGCGGGGGAGATCGTCCCGGGATGA
- the panC gene encoding pantoate--beta-alanine ligase yields MRVVHTIAEARAVRRALPGTWGFVPTMGYLHEGHLSLVRRARAENDRVAVSIFVNPTQFGPHEDYARYPRDLERDLRLLEPLGVDLVFVPSVEEMYPPGFQTWVIVEEVSRPLEGASRPGHFRGVATVVAKLFNILQPDRAYFGQKDAQQTVVIRRMVQDLNIPVEIVICPTVREPDGLAMSSRNTYLNPEERRAATVLFRALQAAKARYEAGERDAEGLREAMREVIRAEPLARIDYVSVADPETLQELERVEGPALLSLAVYIGTTRLIDNIMLP; encoded by the coding sequence ATGCGCGTGGTTCATACCATTGCGGAAGCCCGCGCCGTCCGCCGGGCGCTCCCTGGCACGTGGGGCTTCGTGCCCACGATGGGCTACCTCCACGAGGGACATCTCTCCCTCGTCCGGCGCGCCCGGGCGGAGAACGACCGCGTCGCCGTGAGCATTTTCGTCAACCCGACCCAGTTCGGTCCCCACGAGGATTACGCCCGCTACCCCCGCGATCTGGAGCGGGACCTCCGGCTTCTGGAGCCCCTGGGGGTGGATCTGGTGTTCGTCCCCTCCGTGGAGGAGATGTATCCCCCGGGCTTCCAGACCTGGGTGATCGTGGAGGAGGTGAGCCGTCCGCTGGAGGGCGCCTCCCGGCCGGGGCACTTCCGGGGTGTGGCCACGGTGGTGGCCAAGCTGTTCAACATCCTCCAGCCGGACCGAGCTTACTTCGGCCAGAAGGACGCCCAGCAGACGGTGGTGATCCGGCGCATGGTGCAGGACCTGAACATCCCGGTGGAGATCGTGATCTGCCCGACGGTGCGGGAGCCGGACGGGCTGGCCATGAGCAGCCGCAACACCTACCTGAACCCGGAGGAGCGGCGGGCGGCTACGGTGCTGTTCCGGGCGCTGCAGGCCGCGAAGGCCCGTTATGAGGCGGGGGAACGGGATGCCGAAGGCCTGCGGGAGGCCATGCGGGAGGTGATCCGGGCGGAGCCCCTCGCCCGCATCGATTACGTCAGCGTGGCGGATCCAGAGACCCTGCAGGAGCTGGAGCGGGTGGAAGGCCCCGCCCTGCTCTCCCTGGCGGTCTACATCGGGACCACCCGGCTGATCGACAACATCATGCTCCCGTAG
- a CDS encoding type III pantothenate kinase produces the protein MLLCLDIGNTNIKAGVFEGESLIAHWRFSTQRHRLADEYAALFMQLFDLHQIRPREIRGCAIACVVPPLRAVFEEMVRHYLGLEPLMVGPGIRTGIRLAVENPREVGADRVANAVATYRLYGGPAIAIAFGTATVFDVISRDGEYLGGAIAPGILVAAEALVTAAAQLYQVELTRPPRVIGRNTIQAMQSGLILGFASMVEGMIQRIQAELEEPARVIATGGLADTIAHEVRAIQVVDPHLTLHGLRFLFELNRRR, from the coding sequence ATGTTGCTCTGCCTGGATATCGGTAACACCAACATCAAGGCGGGGGTGTTTGAGGGGGAATCCCTGATCGCCCACTGGCGGTTCTCCACCCAGCGCCACCGCCTGGCCGATGAATACGCCGCCCTCTTCATGCAGCTCTTCGATCTTCATCAAATCCGCCCCCGGGAGATCCGGGGCTGCGCCATCGCCTGCGTGGTCCCGCCCCTGCGCGCGGTGTTCGAGGAGATGGTCCGACACTACCTGGGCCTCGAGCCCCTGATGGTCGGCCCGGGGATCCGCACGGGGATCCGGCTGGCGGTGGAGAACCCGCGGGAGGTAGGGGCGGATCGCGTGGCGAACGCGGTGGCCACCTACCGGCTGTATGGCGGGCCGGCCATCGCCATCGCCTTCGGGACCGCGACAGTGTTCGATGTGATCTCTCGCGACGGGGAATACCTGGGCGGCGCCATCGCCCCAGGGATCCTGGTGGCCGCGGAGGCCCTGGTCACCGCCGCGGCCCAGCTGTATCAGGTGGAGCTGACCCGGCCGCCCCGGGTCATCGGCCGGAACACCATCCAGGCGATGCAATCCGGCCTGATCCTGGGCTTCGCCAGCATGGTCGAGGGGATGATCCAGCGGATCCAGGCGGAGCTGGAGGAGCCGGCCCGAGTGATCGCCACCGGCGGCCTGGCGGACACCATCGCCCACGAGGTCCGCGCCATCCAGGTGGTCGACCCCCACCTCACCCTGCACGGCCTCCGGTTCCTGTTCGAGCTCAACCGCCGGCGGTGA